attttgaatattaaaaaaaaaattggtgtGTCTCTATTCTTCAGAAGATACGCAATGCTGTAATActttgagattttttttaaagttacgattttcattttacatgaatattgtatgctaaattttataaatatataatgtaaaatatactatatttttcaaCCTGTTTGTTTTAGTACGTGTTTCCTGATGGGTccatttaatcaatttaagaAGATGTTTGCATCGACAAGAATAATTGCAACTATATTAGTATTTGTTTCTATTGGTTTAACATTGTTTGCAGCTTTACACGTAAGTACTTATGTTTTTGTtgctaatatattttctaaagtatttataacatttttatttttagttgcaCAATCCTGGCCTagctcttttatttataattattcagtcGCTAGCTATGACATGGTATTCTCTATCATATATACCATATGCTCGCGATGCTGTTAAAAAGACAGTGGAAGCTTGTATTACATGAAGAaagta
This genomic window from Monomorium pharaonis isolate MP-MQ-018 chromosome 8, ASM1337386v2, whole genome shotgun sequence contains:
- the LOC105831301 gene encoding vesicle transport protein SFT2B isoform X5 translates to MDKLRRALNGNERCDEESGIITQKGLAVFAVFYTLGNIISLASTCFLMGPFNQFKKMFASTRIIATILVFVSIGLTLFAALHLHNPGLALLFIIIQSLAMTWYSLSYIPYARDAVKKTVEACIT
- the LOC105831301 gene encoding vesicle transport protein SFT2B isoform X3 — protein: MDKLRRALNGNERCDEESGIITQVDADFTVMDQTTLSWSTRIKERPCCICCVLYFRQHYFFSQVKCKITCFLMGPFNQFKKMFASTRIIATILVFVSIGLTLFAALHLHNPGLALLFIIIQSLAMTWYSLSYIPYARDAVKKTVEACIT
- the LOC105831301 gene encoding vesicle transport protein SFT2A isoform X4, whose protein sequence is MDKLRRALNGNERCDEESGIITQVMDQTTLSWSTRIKERPCCICCVLYFRQHYFFSQVKCKITCFLMGPFNQFKKMFASTRIIATILVFVSIGLTLFAALHLHNPGLALLFIIIQSLAMTWYSLSYIPYARDAVKKTVEACIT
- the LOC105831301 gene encoding vesicle transport protein SFT2B isoform X2 — translated: MDKLRRALNGNERCDEESGIITQVMDQTTLSWSTRIKGFAICFIVGILCSFLGSFALFLQKGLAVFAVFYTLGNIISLASTCFLMGPFNQFKKMFASTRIIATILVFVSIGLTLFAALHLHNPGLALLFIIIQSLAMTWYSLSYIPYARDAVKKTVEACIT